In Streptococcus mitis, the DNA window AAAGAAGGAAAAACTCATTCCCCTCGAAATAATTCATACCAGCCAAACTCCTTTTTTCTTTTTCTCATCTCTTGATTTATCTTTTTAAGATTAGTTCCTATCATATTACCAAGGATAGTTAACTTTATTCATTATATCATAATTTAAAAACTAAAAATACTTCTGTTATTTTATTTCTTAAAATAAAAAATCCAACTGACTCTCAGTACTGAACCCCAATAATGAGACAAAATTATTCACACCATAAATAAAATTCAAGAACAAAAAATTGATGAAGGAAGCAGTGAAAGATTCTGCCTTTTTAGCTAAAATAGTAATCAACACCAGTATACAAACTTAAAAAAATCAAAACGACCAAAATGAAGTGAGAAAGTGCTCCTTATTTTGGTCGTTTTTTGTAAGTTATGTTTATTACGGTATGAATAATTGAGTTTTAATATCTTAGAAAAGTGAGAATACAAGCACGGCCAAGGCTGCACCGATAACAGGTCCTACAACTGGAATCCAAGCATAAGACCAGTCTCCGTCTCCCTTGTTTGGAATTGGCAAGATGCTGTGCATGATACGAGGGCCAAGGTCACGCGCAGGGTTCAAGGCATAGCCTGTTGTCCCACCAAGTGATAGACCAATACCGACAATCAACGTTCCCACTGCGAAGGTTCCGATACCTGCCTGAAAATCGTACAGCCCCAAAGCAAAGATTGTCAATACCAAAACAAAGGTGCCAAGGATTTCGCTGATCAAGTTAGAAACTGTATCCTTGATGGCTGGACCAGTGCTGAAGGTTGCTAGGATATTGCCTGCATTTTCTTCTGCCTCATAATGCGGTTTGAATTGCAACCAAACCAAAATCTGACCGAGCATAGCCCCTGCAAACTGAGCTAGGATATAAGGGAAAACGGAAGCCCAAGGCAAACCACCTTTTAAGGCTACACCAATAGTCACCGCTGGATTTAAATGAGCCGGACTGAGCTTGCCAGATACAAAGACTGCAACGGCAACGGCAATCCCCCAACCCATAGTAATCACAATCCAACCTGAATTGTTACTCTTAGTTTTTGGAAGAACCACACCTGCAACAACACCATTTCCTAGAAGAATCAGGATTAAAGTCCCCAAAAATTCTCCAAATAATTCATTCATCATCTTTCTGTCTCCATTAAAAAGAAGGGGCGGGCGACAAGGAATGCTGCCCTCCACATCTTTTCCTTTTTCTTAATTTTTTAATTCTGCTAAATCGTTGTTAGCGAGAGCTGCTTCAACATCCGAACGATAGACTGCTTTTTCTTCTTCTGACCAGTCATAGAAGCGTCCCATTTCATCCAAAACTGGCTCTACGATGCTGTCTAAGCTATCACGCATAAAGAGCATGTGGTTGGTACGACGAAGGAGGAAGTCAACTGGGCTGAGAGCCAACTCATTGCGCATTGCATAGTGAAGTGACAAGGTGTCTGCCAAGCTGAGTCCTGGCGCTTGTTCCAAGCTGTGAGCAAGGGCAAAGACCTTCGGTGCATTTGAACCGTAAAGATTTGCTAGATAGTGAGCTTCCTTGCTATCCAATCCACGTGACACTCCAAGTTGCGCAAAGGCTTCGATTTCTGAGTCCACATTTGCTGGGTTCAATTCTCCACCTGAAACAGGGTAAGTCTTAGAATTGATCAGTTTAAAGCTGCGGTCAAATTCTGCTTTGAGGATGTCAACCACGCGCTCCATAGCTCCCTCAGCCATCTTACGGTAGTCTGTGATTTTACCACCAGCAAGGGTCAAGAGACCATTATCGTCTCGGTCCAAGCTAGAACCACGAGAAACTGCAGATGGGTCCAAATGTTTCTCAGAGGTACTGCTTTCAAGCTTGCTAACAGCAGCCTCTACATCTTCACGCGTTTTTTCTTTAGAGAGG includes these proteins:
- a CDS encoding MIP/aquaporin family protein; this encodes MMNELFGEFLGTLILILLGNGVVAGVVLPKTKSNNSGWIVITMGWGIAVAVAVFVSGKLSPAHLNPAVTIGVALKGGLPWASVFPYILAQFAGAMLGQILVWLQFKPHYEAEENAGNILATFSTGPAIKDTVSNLISEILGTFVLVLTIFALGLYDFQAGIGTFAVGTLIVGIGLSLGGTTGYALNPARDLGPRIMHSILPIPNKGDGDWSYAWIPVVGPVIGAALAVLVFSLF